The proteins below come from a single Burkholderia sp. PAMC 26561 genomic window:
- a CDS encoding porin: MKINTIAAVAMLAFSGPAFAQSSVTLYGILDTGIELVTHADAAGDKVIRMPGITGSVPSRWGIRGREDLGGGFAAIFTLENGFNTRAGDVNQGGRLFGRQAWVGLANSYGALTFGRQYTMSFWAISDADALGPDIYGGVGSIDAYIPNSRSDNTIAYKGTFGGLTVGATYSFGRDSAGTGNSPGQGTCAGPIPGNSQACRQWSALLRYDSSAFGLAASYDEQRGGPGAAANFFNGVVPVSLTQSSDKDTRMQLNGYFKVGQLKLGAGWLGRFVDTQALAVPDVRTNIYYLTGTYLVTPSVALDGGVYRTLDKQQDTRATLTALRGTYLLSKRTSVYLQSGYLFNSNKARYTLSQGGPGTTPAAGIGQLGVMAGIKHTF, translated from the coding sequence ATGAAAATCAATACGATTGCAGCGGTTGCCATGCTTGCATTCAGCGGCCCCGCCTTCGCACAGAGCAGCGTCACGCTTTACGGAATTCTCGACACGGGTATCGAACTGGTGACGCATGCGGATGCGGCAGGAGACAAAGTGATCCGAATGCCGGGCATAACCGGTTCTGTGCCCTCACGCTGGGGGATTCGCGGCAGGGAAGATCTTGGTGGCGGCTTTGCCGCAATCTTCACTTTGGAGAACGGTTTCAATACGCGCGCCGGCGATGTAAACCAGGGTGGCCGACTCTTTGGACGCCAGGCGTGGGTTGGTCTTGCGAATTCGTACGGCGCGCTGACCTTTGGCCGTCAATACACGATGTCGTTTTGGGCCATCAGCGACGCCGATGCCTTGGGCCCTGATATCTATGGGGGTGTCGGTTCAATCGACGCGTACATCCCGAACTCGCGAAGCGATAACACGATCGCCTACAAGGGTACCTTCGGTGGCCTCACGGTAGGCGCGACGTATTCGTTTGGACGCGATTCGGCTGGTACTGGCAATTCGCCCGGACAAGGCACATGCGCGGGACCCATTCCCGGGAACTCGCAGGCGTGTCGGCAGTGGTCTGCGCTGCTGCGCTACGACAGCAGCGCTTTCGGCCTTGCGGCTTCCTACGACGAACAGCGAGGTGGACCCGGCGCTGCGGCGAATTTTTTCAACGGTGTGGTGCCGGTGTCCTTGACGCAAAGCAGCGACAAGGACACCCGGATGCAACTGAACGGCTACTTCAAGGTGGGACAGTTGAAGTTAGGAGCCGGCTGGCTGGGACGCTTCGTCGATACGCAAGCGCTCGCCGTGCCCGATGTTCGCACGAATATTTACTATCTGACCGGAACGTATCTTGTCACGCCGTCCGTTGCTCTGGACGGCGGCGTCTACCGCACTCTTGACAAGCAACAGGACACGCGCGCCACGCTCACGGCATTGCGCGGCACCTATTTGTTGTCCAAACGAACCAGCGTCTATTTGCAAAGCGGCTACCTCTTCAACAGTAACAAGGCGCGCTACACGCTGAGCCAGGGTGGACCCGGGACAACACCCGCTGCGGGCATCGGGCAACTCGGTGTCATGGCCGGCATCAAGCACACGTTCTGA
- a CDS encoding VOC family protein, with protein MSASTDSPPAGVHSIDHFALNVPSLSEAEHFFTAFGLDVKRTSGALDVRAADGHRWARILPADSKSLAWLSFNCFEGDLARIARQVSAAGSTIMSSNDATRSEGIWFADPDGNLLQVRAGPKTTPEAKLPLAPFSASADHRGSRMRSEVATVHPRRMSHVLLFTPDVLRAVAFYEKALGLRLSDRSGDIIAFTHAPHGSDHHLVAFAKSTAKGWHHVAWDVASVDEVGNGATQMAKAGFKAGWGTGRHVLGSNYFHYVRDPWGSFSEYSADIDFVSAGFEWPAGNFAPEDSLYQWGPDVPDYFIHNTEA; from the coding sequence ATGTCCGCCAGTACTGATTCGCCGCCCGCCGGCGTGCATTCGATCGATCACTTCGCGCTCAATGTGCCGTCGCTGTCCGAGGCCGAGCATTTTTTCACGGCATTCGGTCTCGACGTCAAGCGCACAAGCGGCGCGCTCGATGTTCGCGCCGCAGACGGTCATCGCTGGGCTCGCATCCTGCCGGCCGACAGCAAGTCGCTTGCCTGGTTGAGCTTCAATTGCTTCGAAGGCGACCTGGCCAGGATCGCGCGGCAAGTGAGCGCGGCGGGATCCACAATCATGTCGTCAAACGATGCGACCCGCTCCGAAGGGATCTGGTTCGCCGATCCAGACGGCAACCTGCTTCAGGTGCGCGCCGGCCCGAAGACCACGCCCGAGGCCAAATTGCCGCTCGCGCCGTTTAGCGCAAGTGCGGATCATCGTGGTTCGCGAATGCGCTCCGAGGTTGCGACCGTACATCCGCGACGTATGTCGCACGTGTTGCTGTTCACACCCGATGTGCTGCGTGCTGTGGCGTTCTACGAGAAGGCCCTTGGCTTGCGGCTGTCGGATCGCTCCGGCGACATCATCGCGTTCACGCATGCGCCTCACGGCAGCGACCACCATCTCGTTGCTTTCGCAAAAAGCACGGCCAAAGGATGGCACCACGTGGCATGGGACGTCGCGAGCGTCGATGAGGTCGGCAACGGTGCGACGCAAATGGCCAAGGCGGGCTTCAAGGCTGGATGGGGGACGGGGCGGCACGTGCTGGGTTCAAATTATTTTCACTACGTGCGTGACCCGTGGGGTTCGTTTTCCGAGTATTCCGCCGACATTGATTTCGTTTCCGCTGGATTCGAATGGCCGGCCGGCAATTTCGCTCCTGAAGACTCGCTTTATCAATGGGGACCCGACGTGCCCGATTACTTCATACACAACACGGAGGCCTGA
- a CDS encoding fumarylacetoacetate hydrolase family protein, giving the protein MRYVSFEKDGRALLGVREGSAIRTLGDFTLEDLLAQGVDLNTWAATQEGGRVEAQEGLTFLPPLRRPTKILCVGLNFKDHSKESNFEQPDYPTMFLRLNTSLVAHNAPIIRPRVSDSLDYEGEIAVVLGKGGRHIHREDALSHVAGYALFNDASVREYQFKTPQWTMGKNFDGTGAFGPDFVTADELPAGVKGLRLETRLNGEVVQSASTDDMVFDVETLIVLLSEAVTLEAGDVIVSGTPSGVGWARNPKLLMRHGDVCEVSVEGIGTLRNEIVDEAA; this is encoded by the coding sequence ATGAGGTACGTAAGTTTTGAGAAAGACGGCAGGGCGCTGCTCGGTGTTCGCGAAGGCAGCGCGATCCGCACGCTTGGCGATTTCACCCTGGAAGACTTGCTCGCGCAGGGGGTCGACCTGAACACCTGGGCGGCCACTCAGGAAGGCGGCCGAGTGGAAGCGCAAGAGGGTCTGACGTTTTTGCCGCCTTTACGCCGGCCAACCAAGATTCTGTGCGTGGGTCTCAACTTCAAGGACCACTCGAAAGAAAGCAATTTCGAACAGCCTGATTACCCCACCATGTTCCTGCGGCTCAATACGAGCCTCGTTGCGCACAACGCGCCGATCATTCGCCCGCGTGTTTCGGACAGCCTCGATTACGAAGGCGAGATCGCCGTTGTGCTGGGCAAGGGTGGCCGCCATATCCACCGCGAAGACGCGCTGTCGCACGTCGCGGGTTACGCGTTGTTCAACGATGCTTCGGTGCGCGAGTACCAATTCAAGACGCCGCAATGGACGATGGGCAAGAACTTCGACGGCACCGGCGCATTCGGTCCGGACTTCGTAACGGCTGACGAGCTTCCCGCAGGCGTGAAAGGCCTGCGTCTTGAAACGCGGCTGAACGGCGAGGTCGTGCAATCGGCCAGTACGGACGACATGGTGTTCGACGTCGAAACCCTGATCGTTCTGTTGAGCGAAGCGGTCACGCTCGAAGCCGGCGACGTGATCGTCTCAGGCACCCCGTCCGGCGTGGGCTGGGCGCGCAATCCAAAGCTGCTGATGCGTCATGGCGATGTGTGCGAGGTATCGGTCGAAGGCATCGGCACGTTGCGAAACGAAATCGTCGACGAGGCCGCCTGA
- a CDS encoding MFS transporter produces MASAQPVLQSLQPAADAASPSHLDRIGDGGTISARLDRLPATRAVWKLIVLLSLGFFFEIYDLLFSGYIAPGLVRSGILTSTTAGLFGTSGVASFIAALFSGLFVGTIACGFLADRFGRRAIFTYALLWYVVANTVMLLQTSALGLNTWRFISGLGIGVELITIGTYMSELAPKHLRGRAFAICQAVGFSAVPVVAFLSYLLVPRTPFGIAGWRWVVLLGGSSALMIWWFRRNLPESPRWLASKGLLEEADAVLSQLEAKVQKEYGEPLPVPGPAEPVISNAGFSDMWKPPYRERTVMLIIFHVFQTVGFFGFANWVPTLLVKQGITVTSSLLYTTVIGLAAPIGPLLGYWIADRFERKHVIVVMAGANVACGLIFSQVSSAAMVVALGVCLTLAGNIISFTYHTYQQELYPTAIRARAVGFVYSWSRLSAVFSSFVIAFILRDFGVSGVFCFIAGAMVIVMIVIGTMVPRTRGASLESISH; encoded by the coding sequence ATGGCCAGCGCACAACCCGTTTTGCAGAGCCTCCAGCCGGCGGCAGACGCGGCCAGTCCGAGCCACCTCGACCGCATCGGTGATGGCGGCACCATCTCGGCCCGTCTGGACCGATTGCCCGCGACGCGCGCAGTCTGGAAACTCATCGTTTTGCTGAGCCTTGGCTTCTTCTTCGAGATCTATGATCTGCTTTTCAGCGGCTATATCGCGCCAGGTCTCGTCAGAAGCGGCATCCTCACGTCGACGACGGCAGGACTTTTTGGCACTTCCGGCGTCGCCAGTTTTATCGCCGCGCTGTTCTCCGGACTGTTTGTTGGCACCATCGCCTGCGGCTTTCTCGCCGACCGCTTCGGCCGGCGCGCGATCTTCACCTATGCGCTGCTGTGGTACGTGGTGGCAAATACGGTGATGCTGCTTCAAACGTCGGCTTTAGGCCTCAATACCTGGCGCTTTATCTCAGGGCTCGGCATTGGCGTTGAATTGATTACGATCGGCACCTACATGTCCGAGCTCGCACCCAAGCATCTACGCGGCCGTGCATTCGCAATTTGTCAGGCGGTGGGCTTTTCCGCCGTGCCGGTCGTGGCCTTCCTGTCCTATCTCTTGGTGCCGCGCACGCCGTTCGGCATTGCCGGCTGGCGCTGGGTGGTGCTGCTCGGTGGTAGCAGCGCACTGATGATTTGGTGGTTCCGACGCAATCTGCCCGAGAGCCCTCGGTGGCTAGCCAGTAAAGGACTGCTGGAAGAAGCGGACGCAGTGCTCAGTCAGCTCGAAGCAAAGGTTCAGAAAGAGTACGGCGAGCCGCTGCCGGTGCCTGGACCTGCCGAGCCGGTAATTAGCAATGCCGGTTTCAGCGATATGTGGAAGCCGCCTTATCGCGAACGCACGGTGATGCTGATTATCTTCCACGTATTCCAGACGGTCGGGTTTTTCGGTTTCGCAAACTGGGTGCCAACCTTGCTCGTCAAGCAAGGCATCACGGTGACGTCAAGCCTCCTGTACACAACTGTCATCGGACTCGCGGCGCCTATTGGCCCGCTTCTTGGCTACTGGATTGCCGACCGCTTCGAGCGCAAGCATGTGATCGTCGTGATGGCGGGCGCCAACGTTGCCTGTGGGCTGATCTTCAGCCAAGTGAGCAGCGCCGCGATGGTGGTCGCATTAGGTGTTTGCCTGACACTTGCGGGCAACATCATCTCGTTCACGTACCACACCTATCAGCAGGAACTCTATCCGACCGCGATTCGCGCGCGAGCTGTGGGCTTCGTCTATTCCTGGAGCCGTTTGTCTGCTGTTTTCAGTTCTTTTGTGATCGCTTTCATCCTGAGAGATTTTGGTGTATCTGGCGTGTTCTGCTTCATTGCGGGCGCGATGGTGATCGTGATGATTGTCATTGGAACGATGGTTCCGCGGACCAGAGGCGCGTCGCTTGAAAGCATTTCCCATTAG
- a CDS encoding MFS transporter — MHAHAITPRSVVDDGKTSPLQILTLVLCFLVVAADGFDVASVGYVAPLLKKAWSLSPAQLGPIFGAGLFGLTVGSFLFGPLADRIGRKRVIAISLVLFGIGSLACAYASSPTWLILLRFATGAGLGGAMPNAITLSSEFSPARSRALMVTLMFCGFTLGLAFGGAVAALLIPAFGWQGVFVFGGVFPLLLTPIIWLWMPESLRFMAGKPRYQRESSEVLRRLTGDANTPIEEVIPKEANANAVRENAVGTLFSQRYRTGTLLLWLAFFCTLWVYYQVSSWLPTVITGAGIEASHAARVGAMLPLGGTIGSLINARLMDRMNPFYVLAGSYAVAAVSIALIGVSINQPTWVYVTVFMAGLGLSGAQTGANVLVAGFYTTAARATGVSWALGVGRIGSIIGSMTGGVLLVAFHTVDIAFVVFAAPVVIAGVAMLANGWVYHGRDTSQI, encoded by the coding sequence ATGCATGCGCACGCAATCACGCCCCGCAGCGTCGTGGACGACGGGAAGACTTCGCCGCTACAAATTCTCACCCTGGTTCTCTGCTTTCTAGTCGTTGCCGCCGACGGCTTCGACGTTGCGTCCGTGGGTTACGTCGCGCCGTTGCTCAAGAAAGCATGGTCGCTCAGCCCGGCGCAGCTCGGTCCGATTTTCGGCGCGGGCCTGTTCGGTCTCACAGTCGGCAGCTTCCTGTTTGGGCCGCTCGCGGATCGCATTGGCCGCAAGCGCGTCATCGCGATTTCGCTTGTGTTGTTCGGGATCGGCAGCCTCGCATGTGCTTATGCGTCTTCGCCAACGTGGCTCATCCTGCTGCGTTTCGCAACCGGTGCGGGACTCGGCGGTGCGATGCCGAATGCGATCACTCTGTCGTCGGAGTTTAGCCCTGCGCGCAGCCGTGCCTTGATGGTCACGCTGATGTTTTGCGGTTTTACGCTCGGGCTGGCGTTTGGCGGCGCGGTCGCTGCGCTATTGATTCCGGCCTTCGGCTGGCAGGGCGTCTTTGTCTTCGGCGGTGTATTCCCGCTTTTGCTGACACCGATAATCTGGCTCTGGATGCCGGAGTCGTTGCGATTCATGGCCGGAAAACCACGCTATCAGCGCGAAAGCAGTGAGGTGCTTCGGCGTCTGACCGGCGACGCGAACACGCCGATCGAAGAGGTGATCCCCAAGGAAGCCAATGCCAACGCGGTCCGTGAAAATGCGGTCGGCACCCTTTTCAGTCAGCGTTATCGAACTGGGACGCTGCTGCTTTGGCTCGCGTTCTTCTGCACCTTGTGGGTCTACTACCAAGTCAGCAGCTGGCTGCCCACGGTGATCACCGGCGCCGGTATCGAAGCCTCGCACGCTGCACGCGTCGGCGCCATGTTGCCGCTCGGCGGAACGATTGGCTCGCTGATAAATGCGCGCTTGATGGACAGGATGAATCCGTTCTACGTGCTCGCCGGCTCCTACGCCGTCGCCGCGGTCTCTATTGCGTTGATCGGGGTTTCGATCAACCAACCCACATGGGTGTACGTCACCGTCTTCATGGCAGGTCTTGGCCTCTCAGGCGCGCAAACCGGCGCGAACGTGCTCGTCGCCGGGTTCTATACGACGGCTGCGCGCGCCACCGGCGTGAGCTGGGCGCTTGGCGTCGGCCGCATTGGTTCGATCATCGGTTCGATGACGGGCGGTGTCCTGCTGGTTGCATTCCATACCGTCGATATTGCATTCGTCGTGTTCGCGGCGCCTGTCGTGATCGCAGGTGTCGCGATGCTCGCGAACGGCTGGGTCTATCACGGGCGCGACACATCACAGATTTGA
- a CDS encoding LysR family transcriptional regulator, translating into MDSPDLNFLYVIQALGEERSVSRAADRLGLTQPAVSHALGKLRTLFQDDLFVRAGPVMAPTPVGERLIDGVAHVLGVVQQEIWSAKAFDAATTTRTFSVCLSDMGVIVLLPRLLAALRERAPLASLKPIQLPSLELASALQDGALDLAIGYLGKMGDNLHQQPLFRRSLVGIIRGGPTRRKIRMTLAQFIEKQHVVAGTLALTNQLLEKEMRRRGARLKVGLDVPYLLAVPSLVATSDFIAAVPDELADLFARLADVDVFPLPVDLPDLTVQQFWHARHHNDAGHRWFRGLVATTLRQHRGGNTVHGKD; encoded by the coding sequence ATGGACTCGCCCGACCTTAATTTTCTGTACGTCATTCAGGCGCTCGGCGAGGAACGGAGCGTCTCCCGGGCAGCCGACCGCCTCGGCTTGACGCAACCCGCGGTAAGTCATGCACTGGGGAAACTCCGTACACTGTTTCAGGACGATCTGTTCGTGCGTGCCGGCCCTGTGATGGCGCCCACGCCCGTGGGCGAACGTCTGATTGACGGCGTAGCGCACGTGCTAGGCGTGGTCCAGCAGGAGATATGGAGCGCGAAGGCATTCGACGCGGCCACCACCACGCGAACGTTTTCCGTTTGTCTGAGCGACATGGGCGTGATCGTGTTGTTGCCTCGGCTTCTCGCGGCGTTGCGTGAACGCGCGCCGCTTGCATCGCTCAAGCCGATCCAGTTGCCGTCGCTCGAATTGGCGAGCGCGCTGCAGGATGGCGCGTTGGATCTGGCCATCGGATATCTGGGCAAGATGGGCGATAACCTGCATCAGCAGCCGCTCTTCCGCCGCTCGCTGGTCGGCATCATCAGAGGCGGGCCCACGCGCAGGAAGATCCGCATGACACTCGCACAGTTCATCGAGAAACAGCATGTGGTGGCCGGCACCCTCGCGCTCACCAATCAGCTACTCGAAAAAGAAATGCGGCGGCGGGGTGCGCGGCTGAAGGTCGGTTTGGATGTACCGTATCTTCTCGCCGTGCCGAGCCTCGTTGCGACATCCGATTTCATCGCGGCGGTTCCCGATGAACTCGCCGACCTGTTTGCGCGCTTGGCGGATGTTGATGTGTTTCCACTGCCTGTCGACTTACCCGATCTGACCGTCCAGCAGTTTTGGCACGCTCGACATCACAACGACGCGGGGCATCGATGGTTTCGCGGGCTTGTCGCCACCACGTTGCGTCAACATCGCGGCGGAAACACCGTGCACGGAAAGGACTAG
- a CDS encoding FAD-dependent monooxygenase translates to MVDCDVIIVGGGPVGLFLAAELGQRGISTEVFDAKAGTSTHPAANANSARTMEHFRRIGISEAVRALGLPRDYAPDVAYFTSIAGHELARLHQPASQDAVEWAKAHSFTWATPEPPHRCSQLYVEPVLLEAARKNAACRVHFSARVTEFAQDGDSVTATVELAATPERDAETRKLNARYLIGCDGPRSFVRKSLGVRYEGVSGEKREFMGGQMDAVYFYAPEIYTVSPHAPAWQYWTFSARQRALIIAVDGKGHFIMNVQMREDELPDDDSVRRRISEAIGADIPFELKSGSTWTAGFTLVAEKFAVARVFLAGDAAHLFTPTGGLGYNTGIEDAANLAWKLEAMVKGFAGAALGASYEAERRPAALRNTAFARGFADSIGHLQVPAAAYEDGPHGDAAREAVGDYLEFHATAEFVIPGVHLGTRYEMSPLIEAEAGASPPDTANLYVPCARAGHRAPHVWLAGGHSFYDRLSMGFTLLCTAPAGIDAAHDEALHRAASTLPQLAVMCISEAAVAELYKADFVLIRPDQHVAWRGNALGSEFEAAVRRAIGHACDNGAAPSSETAMTP, encoded by the coding sequence GTGGTGGATTGCGACGTCATCATCGTGGGCGGTGGCCCGGTTGGATTGTTTCTCGCAGCTGAATTGGGTCAGCGAGGCATCAGCACGGAAGTGTTCGACGCCAAAGCGGGCACGAGCACTCATCCGGCCGCCAACGCGAATAGCGCGCGCACGATGGAGCACTTTCGACGCATCGGTATATCGGAGGCGGTTCGTGCGTTGGGTTTGCCGCGCGACTATGCACCGGATGTTGCGTACTTCACTTCAATCGCCGGTCATGAGCTTGCACGCCTTCATCAACCGGCATCCCAAGATGCAGTCGAATGGGCAAAAGCGCATTCCTTCACCTGGGCTACGCCTGAACCCCCACACCGTTGCTCGCAACTCTACGTTGAGCCGGTTCTGCTCGAAGCCGCGCGCAAAAACGCCGCGTGCCGTGTGCATTTCAGCGCGCGCGTGACCGAATTCGCGCAAGACGGCGATTCGGTAACGGCCACCGTCGAGTTGGCCGCGACGCCCGAACGCGACGCCGAAACGCGCAAGCTCAACGCACGCTATCTGATCGGTTGCGATGGCCCACGAAGCTTCGTGCGCAAATCGCTTGGCGTGCGGTATGAGGGCGTATCCGGTGAAAAGCGCGAATTCATGGGCGGCCAGATGGACGCCGTGTATTTCTACGCACCTGAGATCTACACAGTCAGCCCGCATGCGCCCGCATGGCAATACTGGACCTTTAGCGCGAGGCAACGCGCGCTGATCATTGCAGTCGACGGCAAAGGTCACTTCATCATGAACGTGCAGATGCGCGAGGACGAACTGCCCGACGACGACAGCGTCCGGCGCCGTATCAGCGAAGCAATCGGCGCGGATATTCCGTTCGAACTGAAAAGCGGTTCGACGTGGACTGCGGGCTTCACCTTGGTCGCCGAGAAGTTCGCGGTAGCGCGAGTGTTTCTTGCCGGCGACGCCGCGCATCTTTTCACGCCGACAGGCGGCCTTGGCTACAACACCGGCATCGAGGACGCAGCCAATCTTGCGTGGAAACTCGAAGCGATGGTCAAGGGCTTCGCGGGAGCCGCACTCGGCGCGAGCTACGAGGCAGAACGCCGTCCAGCGGCGCTGAGAAATACCGCATTTGCACGTGGTTTCGCGGATAGCATCGGCCATCTGCAGGTGCCTGCGGCGGCATACGAAGACGGGCCACACGGCGATGCCGCGCGCGAAGCTGTCGGTGACTATCTGGAGTTTCATGCCACCGCCGAATTCGTCATTCCGGGAGTGCATCTCGGCACGCGTTACGAAATGTCGCCGCTGATTGAAGCCGAAGCCGGTGCGAGCCCGCCCGATACAGCCAACCTCTACGTGCCGTGCGCACGCGCCGGCCATCGCGCGCCGCATGTGTGGCTCGCCGGCGGCCATTCGTTTTACGACCGGCTCAGCATGGGCTTCACATTGCTGTGTACGGCACCGGCAGGCATCGACGCAGCGCACGATGAAGCATTGCACCGCGCTGCATCGACGCTACCGCAACTGGCGGTCATGTGTATCAGCGAAGCGGCGGTAGCTGAGCTCTACAAGGCCGATTTCGTATTGATCCGGCCTGACCAGCACGTGGCTTGGCGCGGCAATGCGCTGGGTAGCGAGTTCGAAGCAGCAGTGAGGCGTGCCATTGGACATGCATGTGATAACGGCGCCGCGCCGTCTTCTGAAACGGCCATGACGCCATGA
- a CDS encoding carboxylesterase/lipase family protein: MDPGQHPLRASGNSVSWPASSTRSDQGDETMFMQKGNVSPRSMALPIAVVILSACAGNGSTPDQSAAPLDNHVTTASGSLVGNAADASGIVSFKGIPYAAAPVGNLRWKEPQPAQKWTGARDATTFGAKCWAAAAFGGPISTDGVIEDCLFLNIWSGAKTRGAKLPVMVWLHGGGFQFGTGSDDSLDGTSLAKKNVVMVTINYRLGVFGHLSRPDLDAESNGHKSGMYGIEDQIAALKWVKDNIASFGGDPANVTVFGESAGSHAIGLLMASPLATGLFQKAIGESGAFWESEHGEMKPYADAQAMGTALGTQMNAPTLAQLRAVPALTLETATNWTFATDPGLTNFSPIVDGYVLPENPYIRFLNGRQNDVPLLAGWNSDEGLAFFNRALPHTTIQSYTSAAATEFGPSNVTAFEQAYPASSIGQATQSAQALIGDQVIKYQTWGWVTQQQKTGHSAVFVYHFEQTSAYNPVATHATEVPYVFGNLTPNGNVTASAQDLAVSDTMQSYWTNFARSGNPNGAGLPQWPQYTGAGSQTMRIGNVIQPGPEEGTERFQFLDKFRAKGLISVSQPPL, from the coding sequence GTGGACCCGGGACAACACCCGCTGCGGGCATCGGGCAACTCGGTGTCATGGCCGGCATCAAGCACACGTTCTGATCAAGGAGACGAAACAATGTTTATGCAAAAAGGAAATGTTAGTCCCCGGAGCATGGCCCTGCCAATTGCAGTGGTCATTCTGTCCGCATGCGCCGGCAACGGATCCACGCCGGACCAATCCGCCGCGCCGCTCGATAACCATGTAACCACCGCGTCGGGCAGTCTCGTGGGCAATGCGGCAGACGCTTCGGGCATCGTCAGTTTCAAGGGGATTCCCTATGCTGCCGCTCCCGTGGGAAACCTGCGATGGAAAGAGCCTCAACCGGCACAGAAGTGGACTGGCGCGCGCGACGCCACCACCTTTGGTGCAAAGTGTTGGGCGGCCGCGGCATTCGGTGGCCCGATTAGCACTGATGGCGTGATCGAAGACTGCCTGTTTCTGAATATCTGGAGTGGCGCGAAAACACGAGGCGCAAAACTGCCTGTCATGGTGTGGCTTCACGGTGGCGGATTTCAGTTCGGCACCGGGTCGGACGACAGTCTGGATGGTACGTCGCTCGCAAAGAAAAACGTCGTGATGGTGACGATCAATTATCGCTTGGGCGTATTCGGACATCTTTCAAGACCGGATCTTGATGCGGAGTCGAATGGTCACAAGTCGGGGATGTATGGCATTGAGGATCAGATCGCGGCGCTCAAGTGGGTCAAGGATAATATTGCGTCGTTTGGCGGCGATCCTGCCAACGTGACTGTATTCGGTGAATCGGCCGGCTCTCATGCAATCGGCTTGCTGATGGCGTCGCCCTTGGCGACCGGACTGTTTCAGAAAGCGATTGGCGAAAGCGGCGCGTTCTGGGAAAGCGAACATGGCGAAATGAAGCCGTATGCCGATGCGCAGGCGATGGGAACCGCCCTCGGCACCCAGATGAACGCGCCCACACTTGCTCAGTTGAGAGCCGTCCCGGCTTTGACACTCGAGACGGCAACCAATTGGACTTTCGCCACCGATCCTGGCTTAACCAACTTCTCACCGATCGTGGACGGCTATGTTCTGCCGGAAAATCCCTATATCCGTTTTCTCAATGGTCGTCAAAACGATGTGCCGCTGTTGGCAGGATGGAACTCCGATGAAGGTCTCGCGTTCTTCAACCGTGCGCTTCCGCATACGACGATTCAGTCCTACACGAGCGCCGCCGCAACTGAGTTCGGTCCATCGAACGTGACCGCGTTCGAGCAGGCGTACCCTGCCAGTTCAATCGGGCAAGCGACGCAATCAGCACAGGCATTGATCGGGGACCAGGTGATCAAATACCAGACTTGGGGTTGGGTTACGCAGCAACAGAAGACGGGACATTCAGCGGTATTTGTTTATCATTTCGAGCAGACATCGGCGTATAACCCGGTCGCCACGCATGCGACGGAGGTGCCATATGTGTTCGGCAACCTGACGCCCAATGGAAACGTGACGGCAAGCGCGCAGGATTTGGCTGTGTCCGACACCATGCAATCGTACTGGACGAATTTTGCTCGGTCGGGAAACCCGAACGGGGCAGGGCTGCCACAATGGCCGCAATACACCGGCGCTGGCAGTCAGACTATGCGAATCGGGAATGTGATACAGCCTGGACCGGAGGAGGGAACCGAACGATTCCAGTTTCTGGATAAATTTCGGGCGAAGGGCCTGATTTCGGTGAGTCAGCCGCCGCTTTGA